In Acidimicrobiia bacterium, one DNA window encodes the following:
- a CDS encoding tetratricopeptide repeat protein yields the protein MARPDDRRDARSSRAPSKRGQGSKRTGTSSKRATPSFSKQSQHPKRMQTTGRDRAMEGGFGPYGAPRAPERERRPDEARPQRATPQSRLRLRGERRSGGTSAGSERNRRAAPTRTTRRRRRAPSDVEAEILRLGGRRGPALLNQLLAAADEFGNGRDRDALNKVRRVRDALPDSPTTRELCGLVQYRLGNYRAAAKELEAFVELTDAVEQHPVLMDCYRAQRRWRKIDELWADLAATSPSAELVTEGRIVAAGARADQGDLDDAISMLARKAKAVKQPRPYHLRLWYSLADLEERAGNLARARELFARIRKHDPEFADVAARAAALR from the coding sequence ATGGCTCGCCCTGACGATCGTCGCGACGCGCGCTCATCACGTGCGCCGTCGAAACGGGGGCAGGGCTCCAAGCGGACGGGAACGTCTTCGAAGCGGGCGACGCCGAGCTTCTCGAAGCAGTCGCAGCACCCGAAGCGGATGCAGACCACCGGGCGCGACCGCGCGATGGAGGGCGGGTTCGGACCGTACGGCGCGCCGAGGGCCCCCGAACGAGAGCGACGGCCGGATGAAGCCCGACCCCAGCGAGCGACGCCGCAGTCGCGCCTTCGTCTTCGGGGCGAACGGCGTTCGGGCGGGACGTCCGCCGGCTCGGAGCGCAACCGACGGGCGGCACCCACGCGCACGACCCGCCGTCGGCGGCGCGCACCGTCCGACGTCGAAGCGGAGATCCTCCGCCTCGGGGGCCGGCGCGGCCCCGCGCTGTTGAACCAGCTCCTCGCGGCCGCGGACGAGTTCGGCAACGGCCGCGACCGCGACGCACTCAACAAGGTCCGACGTGTGCGCGACGCGTTGCCGGACTCGCCGACAACGCGCGAGCTGTGCGGCCTGGTGCAGTACCGGCTCGGCAACTACCGCGCGGCGGCGAAAGAGCTCGAGGCGTTCGTCGAGCTGACCGACGCGGTCGAGCAGCATCCCGTCCTGATGGACTGCTACCGCGCGCAGCGGCGGTGGCGGAAGATCGACGAGCTCTGGGCTGACCTCGCGGCCACCTCTCCGTCGGCCGAGCTCGTGACCGAAGGCCGGATTGTCGCCGCGGGGGCTCGCGCCGACCAGGGCGACCTCGACGACGCGATCTCGATGCTCGCGCGCAAGGCCAAGGCCGTGAAGCAGCCCCGCCCGTACCACCTCCGCCTCTGGTACTCGCTCGCCGATCTCGAGGAACGGGCCGGCAACCTTGCCCGGGCCAGGGAGCTGTTCGCCCGGATCCGCAAGCACGACCCGGAGTTCGCCGACGTGGCCGCCCGGGCCGCCGCCTTGCGCTAA
- a CDS encoding 2-oxoacid:acceptor oxidoreductase subunit alpha, producing the protein MTAETTQLKPESLEEVVIRFAGDSGDGMQLTGDRFTDVSAVFGNDLATLPNFPAEIRAPAGTIAGVSSFQVHISDHEILTPGDAPNVLVAMNPAALKANVAELIPGGTLLVNSDTFEERNLTKAGYQANPLEDGSLAAFRVIQVPMTSLTLESTKELGVKPRDAERSKNFFALGLVSWMYTRPVDDTVGWIESKFGNRELVKAANLAAFKAGYNFGETAELFDHAYAVAPAQLPPGHYRNITGNIALSYGLIAAAQQSKLPLAYASYPITPASDILHELASHKNFGVRTLQAEDEIAAVSVAIGASFTGHLGVTATSGPGVDLKSEGIGLAVSLELPLIIVDVQRGGPSTGLPTKTEQSDLLLAMFGRHGEAPLPIVAARSPSHCFDAAFEAVRIALKYRTPVILLSDGYLANGAEPWLLPDVDALPDISVPFATETNHTNAASVAEFWPYLRDPETLARPWAIPGTPGLQHRIGGLEKEDGSGNVNYEPENHEHMVRLRAKKVAGIANDIPPVEVDDPSGAASVLVVGWGSTYGTIQQAARQARDSGVEVAHAHLVHMNPFPANLGDVVRRYDRVLVPEMNLGQLVRLIRGDFLVDAVSLTKIQGVPFRATEIDQAIRELAK; encoded by the coding sequence GTGACCGCGGAGACAACGCAGCTGAAGCCGGAGAGCCTCGAAGAGGTCGTCATCCGCTTTGCCGGCGACTCTGGCGACGGCATGCAACTCACCGGCGACCGGTTCACCGATGTGAGCGCGGTGTTCGGCAACGACCTCGCCACACTGCCCAACTTCCCGGCCGAGATCCGCGCCCCCGCGGGCACGATCGCCGGCGTCTCGTCGTTCCAGGTCCACATCTCCGACCACGAGATCCTGACGCCCGGCGACGCACCGAACGTGCTCGTGGCGATGAACCCGGCTGCGCTGAAGGCCAACGTGGCCGAGCTCATCCCGGGCGGCACGCTGCTCGTCAACTCCGACACGTTCGAAGAGCGCAACCTCACGAAGGCTGGCTACCAGGCCAACCCACTCGAAGACGGGTCGCTCGCGGCGTTCCGGGTGATCCAGGTGCCCATGACGAGCCTCACGTTGGAGAGCACCAAGGAGCTGGGCGTGAAGCCCCGCGACGCGGAGCGCTCCAAGAACTTCTTTGCCCTCGGTCTGGTGTCGTGGATGTACACGCGCCCCGTCGACGACACCGTCGGTTGGATCGAGTCCAAGTTCGGGAATCGCGAGCTGGTGAAGGCGGCGAACCTGGCGGCGTTCAAGGCCGGATACAACTTCGGCGAGACCGCCGAGCTCTTCGACCACGCGTACGCGGTCGCCCCGGCCCAGCTGCCGCCCGGCCACTACCGCAACATCACCGGCAACATCGCGCTCTCGTATGGGCTGATCGCGGCCGCGCAGCAGAGCAAGCTGCCGCTCGCGTACGCGTCGTATCCGATCACCCCGGCATCCGACATCCTCCACGAGCTCGCGAGCCACAAGAACTTCGGGGTGCGCACGCTCCAGGCCGAGGACGAGATCGCCGCGGTAAGCGTCGCCATCGGTGCATCGTTCACGGGGCACCTCGGCGTCACGGCCACGAGTGGCCCCGGTGTCGACCTCAAGTCCGAGGGCATCGGGCTGGCAGTGAGCCTCGAGCTGCCCCTCATCATCGTCGACGTGCAGCGCGGTGGTCCGTCTACCGGCCTGCCGACCAAGACCGAGCAGTCCGACCTGCTGCTGGCCATGTTCGGACGTCACGGTGAGGCGCCGTTGCCGATCGTCGCGGCACGCTCACCGAGTCACTGCTTCGACGCCGCCTTCGAAGCCGTCCGCATCGCGCTCAAGTACCGAACGCCGGTGATCCTCCTCTCCGACGGCTATCTGGCAAACGGCGCCGAGCCGTGGCTCCTGCCCGACGTCGACGCGCTGCCCGACATCTCGGTGCCGTTCGCGACCGAGACCAACCACACCAACGCAGCCAGCGTCGCCGAGTTCTGGCCGTACCTACGCGATCCCGAGACGCTCGCCCGACCCTGGGCGATCCCGGGGACGCCGGGTCTGCAGCACCGGATCGGCGGGCTCGAGAAGGAAGACGGCTCGGGCAACGTCAACTACGAACCCGAGAACCACGAGCACATGGTTCGGTTGCGCGCGAAGAAGGTCGCTGGCATTGCCAACGACATTCCACCGGTCGAGGTCGACGATCCCAGTGGAGCGGCGTCCGTCCTCGTGGTGGGATGGGGGAGCACGTACGGGACCATCCAGCAGGCGGCGCGCCAAGCCCGCGACTCCGGCGTCGAAGTGGCCCACGCACATCTCGTCCACATGAACCCGTTCCCGGCCAACCTCGGTGACGTGGTGCGTCGCTACGACCGGGTCCTTGTGCCCGAGATGAACCTGGGCCAGCTGGTTCGCTTGATCAGGGGCGACTTCCTGGTCGATGCGGTGAGCCTCACGAAGATCCAGGGTGTGCCGTTCCGTGCGACCGAGATCGACCAAGCAATCCGGGAGCTGGCGAAGTGA